From a single Sander vitreus isolate 19-12246 chromosome 2, sanVit1, whole genome shotgun sequence genomic region:
- the LOC144532626 gene encoding uncharacterized protein LOC144532626 isoform X2, translating into MTGTRVVALLMILPFAAGGHRLTCPQTIDAAEGDDVIIRCGLDPPVDLSAYTLDVARERDDHGYYDNDVHSYRNGKDQPDDQMDGYRGRTTLNHEDLIRGNVTLKISSVTLSDSGKYIVFLKNLAAPFVINITVVSKDQANRTKRNDSSTSGPPVEEETESDHRGGSAKEESVWKIVVPSVCVAAAVVVVVVVLLLLVKCGVIQICKKTNNFTMRYLRPPTTEEDGDPHSAAEHGVRGLVVRDDTQSSPQP; encoded by the exons ATGACCGGGACACGGGTGGTAGCTCTACTGATGATCTTACCGTTTGCTGCGG GAGGGCATCGTCTCACCTGCCCTCAGACGATAGACGCAGCAGAAGGAGATGATGTCATTATACGGTGTGGTCTGGACCCCCCCGTCGACTTGTCTGCCTACACGCTGGAtgtggcgagagagagagatgaccaTGGTTACTATGATAATGATGTCCACTCTTATCGAAATGGAAAGGACCAACCAGATGACCAGATGGATGGATACAGAGGCAGAACCACTCTCAACCATGAAGACCTGATCAGAGGAAACGTGACGCTGAAGATCTCTTCAGTAACTCTTTCCGACAGTGGAAAGTACATAGTCTTCCTCAAAAACCTGGCAGCCCCTTTTGTTATTAACATCACTGTTG tttccAAAGACCAAGCGAACAGGACAAAGAGAAATGATTCCAGCACATCTGGACCTCCAGTAGAAGAAGAGACCGAGTCAGACCATCGGGGGG GCTCTGCAAAGGAGGAATCTGTCTGGAAAATAGTGGTTCCCAGTGtctgtgttgctgctgctgttgttgttgttgttgttgttcttcttcTCCTGGTGAAATGTGGAGTGATCC AGATCTGTAAGAAGACAAACAACTTTACGATGAGATACCTGAGGCCCCCGACGACAGAGGAGGACGGAGACCCACACAGCGCTGCAGAACACGGTGTGAGAGGGTTGGTGGTCCGAGACGATACGCAGTCATCCCCTCAACCATAA
- the LOC144532626 gene encoding uncharacterized protein LOC144532626 isoform X1: MMKVVLLVSSFLCVAPLSEAGGHRLTCPQTIDAAEGDDVIIRCGLDPPVDLSAYTLDVARERDDHGYYDNDVHSYRNGKDQPDDQMDGYRGRTTLNHEDLIRGNVTLKISSVTLSDSGKYIVFLKNLAAPFVINITVVSKDQANRTKRNDSSTSGPPVEEETESDHRGGSAKEESVWKIVVPSVCVAAAVVVVVVVLLLLVKCGVIQICKKTNNFTMRYLRPPTTEEDGDPHSAAEHGVRGLVVRDDTQSSPQP, from the exons ATGATGAAGGTCGTCCTGTTAGTCTCCAGCTTTCTATGTGTTGCACCTTTGTCTGAAGCCG GAGGGCATCGTCTCACCTGCCCTCAGACGATAGACGCAGCAGAAGGAGATGATGTCATTATACGGTGTGGTCTGGACCCCCCCGTCGACTTGTCTGCCTACACGCTGGAtgtggcgagagagagagatgaccaTGGTTACTATGATAATGATGTCCACTCTTATCGAAATGGAAAGGACCAACCAGATGACCAGATGGATGGATACAGAGGCAGAACCACTCTCAACCATGAAGACCTGATCAGAGGAAACGTGACGCTGAAGATCTCTTCAGTAACTCTTTCCGACAGTGGAAAGTACATAGTCTTCCTCAAAAACCTGGCAGCCCCTTTTGTTATTAACATCACTGTTG tttccAAAGACCAAGCGAACAGGACAAAGAGAAATGATTCCAGCACATCTGGACCTCCAGTAGAAGAAGAGACCGAGTCAGACCATCGGGGGG GCTCTGCAAAGGAGGAATCTGTCTGGAAAATAGTGGTTCCCAGTGtctgtgttgctgctgctgttgttgttgttgttgttgttcttcttcTCCTGGTGAAATGTGGAGTGATCC AGATCTGTAAGAAGACAAACAACTTTACGATGAGATACCTGAGGCCCCCGACGACAGAGGAGGACGGAGACCCACACAGCGCTGCAGAACACGGTGTGAGAGGGTTGGTGGTCCGAGACGATACGCAGTCATCCCCTCAACCATAA
- the LOC144532626 gene encoding myelin-oligodendrocyte glycoprotein-like isoform X3 codes for MMKVVLLVSSFLCVAPLSEAGGHRLTCPQTIDAAEGDDVIIRCGLDPPVDLSAYTLDVARERDDHGYYDNDVHSYRNGKDQPDDQMDGYRGRTTLNHEDLIRGNVTLKISSVTLSDSGKYIVFLKNLAAPFVINITVVSKDQANRTKRNDSSTSGPPVEEETESDHRGEICKKTNNFTMRYLRPPTTEEDGDPHSAAEHGVRGLVVRDDTQSSPQP; via the exons ATGATGAAGGTCGTCCTGTTAGTCTCCAGCTTTCTATGTGTTGCACCTTTGTCTGAAGCCG GAGGGCATCGTCTCACCTGCCCTCAGACGATAGACGCAGCAGAAGGAGATGATGTCATTATACGGTGTGGTCTGGACCCCCCCGTCGACTTGTCTGCCTACACGCTGGAtgtggcgagagagagagatgaccaTGGTTACTATGATAATGATGTCCACTCTTATCGAAATGGAAAGGACCAACCAGATGACCAGATGGATGGATACAGAGGCAGAACCACTCTCAACCATGAAGACCTGATCAGAGGAAACGTGACGCTGAAGATCTCTTCAGTAACTCTTTCCGACAGTGGAAAGTACATAGTCTTCCTCAAAAACCTGGCAGCCCCTTTTGTTATTAACATCACTGTTG tttccAAAGACCAAGCGAACAGGACAAAGAGAAATGATTCCAGCACATCTGGACCTCCAGTAGAAGAAGAGACCGAGTCAGACCATCGGGGGG AGATCTGTAAGAAGACAAACAACTTTACGATGAGATACCTGAGGCCCCCGACGACAGAGGAGGACGGAGACCCACACAGCGCTGCAGAACACGGTGTGAGAGGGTTGGTGGTCCGAGACGATACGCAGTCATCCCCTCAACCATAA